The following proteins come from a genomic window of Corallococcus sp. NCRR:
- a CDS encoding serine/threonine-protein kinase, whose protein sequence is MKKPTFFGKYLLLERVNVGGMAEVFIAKAFGVEGFERILAIKKILPTMAEDDEFITMFIDEARISVQLNHANIVHIHELGKHEDTYFIAMEYVAGRDVRTLLERYRRRKEIMPTAQAVFIVSKMCEGLDYAHRKKDARGQDLHIIHRDVSPQNILVSYEGEVKIIDFGIAKAANRSQKTQAGILKGKFGYMSPEQVRGMPIDRRSDIFAVGVLLYEMLTGEKLFVGESDFSTLEKVRNADIPLPREFNPNISAGLEKVVLKALAREPEDRYQWASDLQEDLMRFLLAGDAIYSSKHLSGFMKEAFAEDMLREAEKMERYASVERPDQIEHSGVTLPPPVAAPPRATAQKKSPASSATGSPVGRASTAPAQPAPGYIPPPSAEELAEMDGAADKTQIVDSTHTFRTPETRISDSSVVVDDSITGRSENPIDRAGHHTSASPYAQDEGRGGKGKSGPKSQVIIGDEGGEAYAGATMIGPAPTAPPSRSRGGSAAPVLEDPEEEETTGNITVPVGSRHNGLRAQAAEEDPDGAYDDQGDGYEGDGQDDYGDEGQDAEEPPYDDEADGPATIPQKASKMAKPAPAAKVEKPKAPAGPKKPLPKPAIIGMAAGAALLLLVAVIFVVRGSSTGSVNFVAPVGATVLVDGEAVNANQVIELSAGIHNVTASAPGYQPVTQQIEVTAGQAAAPILLSLKAETKPSEPKPLEPKDPPPTAPPVVDNTPPPTQPETPPEKPVEPPAPKTFTALFEGQEGAEISVDGKSLGKLPGAKLGDLEMGKKYTFTAKRAGFKPFTGDFTSNGGTEVRVAVDMVEEAPPPEPKPKPPPPEPKPKPPVVATPRPPPEPKKPAAVVMGKFACSTAPTGAQIWVDGKNTGRVTPVTLGNPLSLPVGKRKVVFKLNGKSTKPQVVVVEAEGVAKLIGVKVE, encoded by the coding sequence ATGAAGAAGCCGACCTTCTTTGGGAAGTACCTGCTCCTCGAGCGCGTCAACGTCGGCGGTATGGCCGAGGTCTTCATCGCGAAGGCTTTTGGCGTCGAAGGCTTCGAGCGCATCCTGGCCATCAAGAAGATCCTTCCGACGATGGCGGAGGATGACGAGTTCATCACGATGTTCATCGACGAGGCGCGGATCAGCGTTCAGCTGAACCACGCCAACATCGTGCACATCCACGAGCTCGGGAAGCACGAGGACACGTACTTCATCGCCATGGAGTACGTGGCGGGCCGTGACGTCCGCACGCTCCTGGAGCGCTACCGTCGCCGCAAGGAGATCATGCCCACCGCACAGGCGGTGTTCATCGTCTCCAAGATGTGTGAGGGCCTGGATTACGCGCACCGCAAGAAGGACGCGCGCGGCCAGGACCTGCACATCATCCACCGCGACGTCTCTCCGCAGAACATCCTCGTCTCGTACGAAGGCGAGGTGAAGATCATCGACTTTGGCATCGCCAAGGCCGCCAACCGTTCTCAGAAGACGCAGGCCGGCATCCTCAAGGGGAAGTTCGGCTACATGAGCCCGGAGCAGGTCCGGGGCATGCCCATTGACCGGCGCAGCGACATCTTCGCCGTCGGCGTGCTGCTCTACGAAATGCTCACGGGTGAGAAGCTCTTCGTGGGCGAGTCCGACTTCTCCACGCTGGAGAAGGTGCGCAACGCGGACATCCCGCTGCCGCGCGAGTTCAACCCGAACATCTCCGCGGGTCTGGAGAAGGTCGTCCTCAAGGCGCTCGCGCGCGAGCCCGAGGACCGCTACCAGTGGGCTTCGGACCTCCAGGAGGACTTGATGCGCTTCCTCCTCGCGGGGGACGCCATCTACTCGTCGAAGCACCTGTCCGGCTTCATGAAGGAGGCCTTCGCCGAGGACATGCTCCGCGAGGCGGAGAAGATGGAGCGCTATGCCTCCGTCGAGCGCCCGGATCAGATCGAGCACTCGGGTGTGACGCTGCCTCCTCCGGTGGCCGCGCCTCCGCGTGCCACCGCGCAGAAGAAGTCGCCGGCTTCATCGGCCACGGGTTCTCCCGTGGGCCGCGCCTCCACGGCGCCCGCACAGCCCGCGCCCGGCTACATCCCGCCGCCCAGCGCTGAAGAGCTGGCGGAGATGGATGGCGCCGCGGACAAGACGCAGATCGTCGACTCCACGCACACGTTCCGCACCCCGGAGACGAGGATCTCGGACAGCAGCGTCGTCGTGGACGACAGCATCACCGGCCGCTCGGAGAATCCCATCGACCGGGCCGGGCACCACACCAGCGCCTCTCCCTACGCCCAGGACGAAGGACGGGGCGGCAAGGGCAAGAGCGGACCCAAGTCCCAGGTCATCATCGGGGACGAGGGCGGCGAGGCCTACGCGGGCGCGACCATGATTGGTCCGGCTCCGACGGCGCCGCCTTCGCGCTCTCGCGGTGGCTCGGCGGCCCCCGTGCTGGAGGATCCCGAGGAAGAGGAGACCACGGGCAACATCACCGTCCCGGTGGGCTCCCGCCATAACGGCCTGCGCGCCCAGGCGGCCGAGGAGGACCCGGACGGCGCCTACGACGACCAGGGTGATGGGTACGAGGGCGATGGCCAGGACGACTACGGCGACGAAGGGCAGGACGCCGAGGAGCCGCCCTACGACGACGAGGCCGATGGTCCGGCGACCATCCCTCAGAAGGCCTCCAAGATGGCGAAGCCGGCCCCGGCCGCCAAGGTCGAGAAGCCCAAGGCGCCCGCTGGACCGAAGAAGCCCCTGCCCAAGCCCGCCATCATCGGCATGGCCGCGGGCGCGGCGCTGCTCCTCCTTGTCGCGGTGATCTTCGTGGTCCGGGGTTCGTCCACGGGCTCCGTGAACTTCGTCGCGCCCGTGGGCGCCACCGTCCTCGTGGACGGTGAGGCCGTGAACGCCAACCAGGTCATCGAGCTGTCCGCGGGCATCCACAACGTGACCGCGTCGGCTCCGGGCTATCAGCCCGTGACGCAGCAGATTGAAGTCACCGCGGGTCAGGCGGCGGCCCCCATCCTCCTCAGCCTGAAGGCGGAGACGAAGCCCTCGGAACCCAAGCCCCTGGAGCCCAAGGATCCGCCGCCTACGGCGCCGCCGGTGGTGGACAACACGCCGCCGCCCACGCAGCCGGAGACGCCTCCGGAGAAGCCCGTGGAGCCTCCCGCCCCGAAGACGTTCACCGCCCTGTTCGAAGGACAGGAGGGCGCGGAGATCTCCGTCGACGGCAAGTCCCTGGGCAAGCTGCCTGGCGCGAAGCTCGGCGACCTGGAGATGGGCAAGAAGTACACGTTCACGGCGAAGCGCGCGGGCTTCAAGCCGTTCACCGGCGACTTCACGTCCAACGGGGGCACCGAGGTTCGCGTCGCCGTGGACATGGTGGAGGAAGCGCCGCCGCCCGAGCCGAAGCCGAAGCCCCCGCCTCCGGAGCCCAAGCCCAAGCCGCCCGTGGTCGCGACCCCGAGGCCTCCTCCGGAGCCCAAGAAGCCCGCCGCCGTGGTGATGGGCAAGTTCGCCTGCAGCACCGCTCCGACGGGCGCTCAAATCTGGGTGGATGGGAAGAACACGGGACGCGTGACGCCCGTGACGCTGGGCAATCCGTTGTCACTGCCGGTGGGCAAGCGGAAGGTCGTCTTCAAGCTCAACGGCAAGTCGACCAAGCCCCAGGTGGTCGTCGTCGAGGCAGAGGGCGTGGCCAAGCTCATTGGCGTCAAGGTGGAGTGA
- a CDS encoding KamA family radical SAM protein has translation MSTTSTRGKPDAGPAQQPFTYPLRKEFVEPDWRRIPGYKDVTAAEWESSVWQRKHTVKNLRELRATLGALLPDDLAASMELDQKERATMSILVPPQMLNTMDLDDLWNDPVRKYMLPALADRRTDWPNHPRASRDSLHEADMWVVEGLTHRYPTKVLAEMLPTCPQYCGHCTRMDLVGNDVPQVSKHKFATGQKERYEQMLDYLRRTPTVRDVVVSGGDIANLPIQALEPFVSALMDIPNIRDIRLASKGLMALPQHFLQDSVLAGLDRLAKKAVERGVDLALHTHVNHAQQLTPLVGKAVRKLLDMGFRDVRNQGVLLRGVNDSPKALLDLCFTLLDHAKILPYYFYMCDMIPNSEHWRLSVAQAQKLQHDIMGYMPGFATPRIVCDVPFVGKRWIHQVAEYDRERGISYWTKNYRTSVEANDADALDRKYEYFDPIDTLPESGQAWWRDQPKAA, from the coding sequence ATGAGCACGACGTCCACTCGAGGCAAGCCCGACGCTGGCCCCGCGCAGCAGCCTTTCACCTATCCCCTTCGCAAGGAGTTCGTGGAGCCCGACTGGCGGCGCATCCCGGGCTACAAGGACGTCACCGCGGCGGAGTGGGAGAGCTCGGTGTGGCAGCGCAAGCACACCGTGAAGAACCTGCGCGAGCTGCGGGCGACGCTCGGGGCGCTGCTGCCGGACGACCTGGCCGCGAGCATGGAGTTGGACCAGAAGGAGCGGGCGACGATGTCCATCCTCGTCCCGCCCCAGATGCTCAACACCATGGACCTGGACGACCTGTGGAACGACCCGGTCCGCAAGTACATGCTGCCGGCGCTCGCCGACCGCCGCACGGACTGGCCCAACCACCCGCGCGCCAGCCGTGACAGCCTCCACGAGGCGGACATGTGGGTCGTCGAAGGCCTGACGCACCGCTATCCGACGAAGGTGCTGGCGGAGATGCTGCCCACGTGCCCGCAGTACTGCGGCCACTGCACGCGCATGGACCTGGTGGGCAACGACGTCCCGCAGGTGTCGAAGCACAAGTTCGCGACGGGGCAGAAGGAGCGCTACGAGCAGATGCTGGACTACCTGCGCCGCACGCCGACCGTGCGCGACGTGGTGGTGTCCGGCGGCGACATCGCGAACCTGCCCATCCAGGCGCTGGAGCCGTTCGTCAGCGCGCTGATGGACATCCCGAACATCCGCGACATCCGCCTGGCGTCCAAGGGGCTCATGGCGCTGCCGCAGCACTTCCTCCAGGACAGCGTCCTGGCGGGCCTGGACCGGCTGGCGAAGAAGGCCGTGGAGCGCGGCGTGGACCTGGCGCTGCACACGCACGTGAACCACGCGCAGCAGCTCACGCCGCTGGTGGGCAAGGCGGTGCGCAAGCTGCTGGACATGGGCTTCCGCGACGTGCGCAACCAGGGCGTGCTCCTGCGCGGCGTGAACGACAGCCCGAAGGCGCTGCTGGACCTGTGCTTCACGCTGCTCGACCACGCGAAGATCCTGCCGTACTACTTCTACATGTGCGACATGATCCCCAACAGCGAGCACTGGCGGCTGTCGGTGGCGCAGGCACAGAAGCTCCAGCACGACATCATGGGCTACATGCCGGGCTTCGCCACGCCGCGCATCGTCTGTGACGTGCCGTTCGTGGGGAAGCGGTGGATCCACCAGGTGGCGGAGTATGACCGCGAGCGCGGCATCTCCTACTGGACCAAGAACTACCGCACGAGCGTGGAAGCGAACGACGCCGACGCACTGGATCGCAAGTACGAGTACTTCGATCCCATCGACACGCTGCCGGAGTCCGGCCAGGCGTGGTGGCGGGATCAGCCCAAGGCGGCGTGA